A portion of the Caenorhabditis elegans chromosome III genome contains these proteins:
- the set-27 gene encoding protein-histidine N-methyltransferase (Confirmed by transcript evidence), whose protein sequence is MAPSPTAELEDQILGKIATLFEETLSKQPPSNIVELWKEHVEIRRILNDVISIQAKLGDTDERLANSKRDADSIKTFLAWADGVGIARNNVTIGSTKTAGLSLQATGPIPKSHIVARVPRHAMITLDLAKKSSLLKKAFEKDPIVGGMDNVGLALFLACQWIQNEKSKWKSYISILPTTFPTPLFYSEEQLLQLKPSPIFEEAILFYRTISRQFCYFLLAIAKNKIYEAAQRRKDARNAMETPIFYNVPFNVANFTPKLYFWAVGVVTTRVNMVPSENQVGEDGNPVIIPALIPVLDMANHENVLTDVLTEPIEDLVCYSPEEECAVITSHCDVKAGNEVTIFYGCRSKGEHLLHNGFVPIYHGKFDVLKLKIGIPKTDKTLDAKKKLIQKFVKKVYCAGNIFHVDLYNYHEQPFPLDLLMFAAIFVSTTPTEEAVSAPENRKKGLEFLKTRFSLLKRSYESSFDASKLKEIGIDGDSARLKSAELDILQLALNYCETLEKQ, encoded by the exons atGGCGCCATCTCCAACTGCAGAACTTGAGGATCAAATTCTGGGAA aaatcgCAACACTTTTCGAAGAAACTCTGAGTAAGCAGCCACCGTCGAATATTGTCGAACTATGGAAGGAACACGTTGAAATTCGGCGGATTCTTAATGATGTTATCAGTATTCAGGCAAAACTTGGTGATACTGATGAGCGATTAGCTAATTCTAA acgaGACGCGgattcaataaaaacatttcttgcGTGGGCGGATGGAGTTGGAATTGCTCGAAATAATGTGACAATTGGAAGTACAAAAACTGCTGGGCTGTCACTTCAGGCAACTGG aCCAATTCCAAAAAGTCATATAGTCGCCCGTGTCCCCCGCCACGCAATGATCACTCTGGACCTCGCAAAAAAATCTTCACTTCTGAAAAAAGCCTTCGAAAAAGATCCGATAGTCGGTGGAATGGATAATGTCGGTCTCGCACTGTTCCTCGCATGTCAATGGATTCAAAATGAGAAATCAAAATGGAAATCATACATTTCAATTCTTCCAACAACATTTCCCACACCACTTTTCTACTCGGAAGAGCAACTTCTCCAGTTGAAGCCATCACCGATATTCGAAGAAGCTATCCTGTTCTATAGAACAATTTCTCGGCAGTTCTGCTATTTTTTGTTGGCCATCGCGAAGAACAAGATCTACGAAGCGGCACAGAGACGAAAAGATGCACGGAATGCGATGGAAACTCCGATTTTCTATAATGTTCCGTTTAACGTCGCGAATTTCACGCCGAAGCTGTATTTCTGGGCGGTTGGAGTTGTGACGACAAGAGTTAATATGGTTCCAAGTGAAAATCAAGTTGGAGAAGATGGAAATCCGGTTATT attccagcATTAATCCCAGTGCTAGATATGGCGAATCACGAAAATGTGCTCACAGATGTGCTCACTGAGCCAATTGAAGATCTTGTATGCTATTCACCAGAAGAAGAATGTGCAGTTATAACAAGTCATTGTGATGTAAAAGCTGGAAATGAAGTTACAATATTTTATGGATGCCGTAGTAAAGGAGAACATTTACTTCATAATGGATTCGTACCAATTTATCACGGAAAATTCGACgttttaaagctgaaaattggaattccgAAGACTGATAAGACGTTGGATgcgaagaaaaaattgattcagaaatttgtgaaaaaagtcTATTGTGctggaaatattttccatGTTGATCTTTATAAT TACCACGAACAACCATTCCCACTGGATCTTCTAATGTTCGCAGCGATTTTCGTCTCCACAACACCCACCGAAGAAGCCGTTTCAGCACCGGAAAACCGTAAAAAAggattggaatttttgaaaactcgctTTTCACTGCTCAAAAGATCTTATGAATCGTCATTTGATGCATCAAAACTCAAAGAAATTGGAATTGATGGAGATTCGGCTCGCCTAAAGTCTGCGGAGCTCGATATTCTACAATTGGCTCTGAATTACTGTGAAACGCTggaaaaacaataa